The Macaca fascicularis isolate 582-1 chromosome 14, T2T-MFA8v1.1 genome contains the following window.
aaatacaaaatttagccaggcgtggtggcgcgcacctgtaatctcagctataagggagggtgaggcaggagaattgcttgaacctgggaggcagagattgtagtgagctgggCTTGTACCactacacgccagcctgggcaacagagcaagattccgtctcaaaaaacaaacaaaaaaagaaaagctcagcTTTCGGGCCAGCCTCCCTCATCATTCAGATCCCCCTGTCCCGGCCCCATGTCCCAGGAAACCTGGGCACCACCCACCCCTACCCTGGGCTCTGCCACAGAGCAGCCTCGTGGAGGCCCGGCCCAGGAGCGCTGCCTGAGAGGCCTCCACTGTGCTTCCCTCTCAGGAGGGCTCACCTGGAGAGGGGCTCTCTGCCTGGGGAAGGCCTCCTTCTGCCTCTTCCCTGTCTTTGGGTGAGTCCTTGCTGTCTGGGCCCCTGAGCTGGGTGTGGGAGAAGAGCTGCAGGACGAAGCCGGCGGGGAAGCTGCCATCAGTGAAGTGTCGGACCTCGGCTGGTGCTGCGAAAGTCTCTGTGGGTGAGTCTGGTGATGGGGGCTCTGGAAGGGAGGACAGGATGGAACTGTGAGTGAAAAAGGCCTCAGGAGCTGCAGGCGCCCTGTGCCCGAGCCCTGCTCCATCCTCACTGACGCGGATCTCCTCAGAGCACCCGCCAGAGCCCATGCCTCCCCCGGGCCTCCCCTTCACCTGGGTCAGGGTCCAGGTTTTTGGTCATAGGtctgcctcttttctttctgactggCTCTTCCCCCAGGGGCTCCTTCCATCTCTGACCACGGGGCTTCTTATTTCCTGGCTCTGTGGCAGGGACAGCTGCAAAAAGAAAAGACCTCATACCCTTTCTAGGAGGCCATCCTCAAACCCTGCCACCCCAGGGGAAGATACTTGCCCAGAACACAGGGCCTGTATTTCACCCTGTCCCCAAACCCCCACCTCCACCGGGGCTCACTGGCTTTTCTGCTGACTAACCAGGAAGCTCGAGGGGACGGAGTCCCCTGGGCCGGCTCCTTTTAGGGAGGGATGGGTTATCCTCAGAGTCAAGGAGAACGACGATTTCGGCTGGCATTCTGGCAGGGTCTGGGTTGGAGTCTGGGTCTGGATGGGCATCCTGGCCTGAGTCTGCAGGGAGCAAGAGCACAATGAGCTTCCAGTGCCCCAACAAATCCGACTTCTCCCTTGGCCCACCCCAGGCCCAACTACCTGAGTTGGGTGGGGACGGCTGCTCAGCTCTCACGTCTTGCAAGAGGGCTACCCCTTCACTCCAGGCCTCCAGGATGTTGCTCTTCTCAGAAGGGCTCAGGTCCAAGGTGTGAGGGTGCTGCTCCAAGATGTGTGTGCGAGCCGTGTCGGCCGAGGGTGCCCGGATCTCAGCGCCACACACCATGCACAGCGCCCGCccgctgcctcctgggctgcTGCCCACCAGGAACTCCTGCTCCCAAGACACTTGCTGCTTGGGCTCCTCACAGCCATCACTGCCTGCCTCCAGTGGGCTGGGTCTAGGTGGTGGGGTCTTCTCCTGTTGGGTCACTgcgaggggagaggggaagggtgTAATCACGAAAGGTGCCCACAACCAACAGCACTTAGCACGTCTCTAGACTCGGTGGTTTGAGTGGGATGGGGGAGGAGAGCATTTCTGTCCAAAGtgttcttcttccttcccctggAGCCCACGAGGCACACACCACACTCAACACAGCCAATGTGCCTGGGATCCCACGACCCTCGTGTCTATACTTCCTCTGGATCTAGTCTTGGACCTTAGGACTACACATACTTTCCCAACAGGCTGCGTTCTTGCAGGTCTCCAGCTTTTGCACATCTGTCCAGACCACCGATTTGGCTGGGCAACGTTGTCCCTGCGAAGCTTTCTGGAAACCCAATCCCTGACAATAGATTTCATCCACATCTGACTTCTACGCTTTCTTGAGGGTGAGGAAGgtaaattcttttaatttttaaatgttatttattttgagacagagtctcactttgtcacccaggctggagtgcaatggtgcaatctcaactcattgcagccttgacctcctgggttcaagcgatcctcctgcctcagtcccccaagcacctgggactacaggtgagtgccaccatgcctggctaataattttttttttttaaagagatgggggactcattttgtcacccaggttgtataGTACAGTGGTGTTATCATAGCTtactgctgccttgaactcctggactcaagggaccCTCCAGCCTTAGGCACCTGACTGGCTAGGGCTACAGACAGATGCAtgctatcacacccagctaattcacaacaacaaaaattttgttTAACAGATGGGGtgttgctccgttgcccaggctggtcttgaactcccgggctcaagcaatcctcctgcttcaacctcccaaagtgctgggattataggcatgagccaccgtgcccgttcTAAAAGCCACCCCGTCCCCTCAGAACTAGCCTCCCTTCTCAGTGCTCACAGAGCACTTACAGCCATGGTTCCACTCCAATTGCTGCCTGATACCTGCTCTTTGTGCACACAGACCATAAGCTCTCACAGAGCATCAGCCCTTTCCAGTTCAGCAAGGAAGGCAGCCTTAGACCTGCATCAGCCTGGAAGCTCAGTGCTTTTACGAAGTGCCCATGATCCTTCACGGCTGCATCTCTCTCCTACCCTCCAGAGAGGATGGGACAAAATTAAAACACAGGAGGCCCTAATACCTGGGGGCTGCATGGAAGAGGTGGTATTAGAAATAGGAGCCTCGGCCTGCATGGATACAAGAGGTGGTGTCTGAAAGAGATACGAGATACGCCTTCTACCTATCTCTCATGCGACCATGGGCAGAAAACCTGACCTCTCAGGTGCAATCGGCTTTCTTCCCTACCAGTCCTCCAAAACAGCTCTCACCCAAGTCAGCAGCGCTAAACTCTGTGCTCAGTTTCTCAACTTCGTCCTCTACCCATCACTTCTTCCATCTTGATTTTCATCACTTGCGTCTAGGGCATGACCTTCTGTTGGTTCTTCTTTTGCTTCCCTGGCACTCCTTCTCAGTTACGGGTGCTGGTTCTTCCTCATCTCTTCTCAAtattccctctcttcctctgggTTGTTGCTGAAGAACCATCTCCCCTCACCAGAGCACCCCATTCCCCTTATGGATCATCTCCAACACAGCACACATCACCACCTGATACTTGTTTTTGGGATGTTCACTGCTTGTCTCCTCACCACACCATAGAATCCATGaccatggccaggcgcggtggctcacacctgaatcccagcactttgggaggccgaggcaggcggatcacctgaggttgcaagttcgagaccagcctgagccacagggagaaaccccatctctactaaaaatacaaaattagctgggtgtggtagcgcatgactgtaatcccagttactcgggaggctgacacaggagaatcacttgaaccggggaggtagaggttgtggtgagccgagattgtgccattgcactccagcttgagcaaaaagagagaaactccatctcaaaaaaaaaaaaaaaaaaaaaaaaaaaaaaaaagaatccatgaCCACACAGATTTCTGATGTTTTACATCCATATCTCTGGCATCTGTATCTGCATCTCCCGGCATGCAGTGACATTTAGTAATGTGTGATGAGGGACTGACTCGGTTTCCAACCTGCCATCACTGGAGTTTCCCAGGACTCAGTTCTTACACACTTCTCTACTTCCCTCTCATCCCACTGTCTGCCTGCTGGCAATTTCCGTTTACGCCACTAGCCAGATACTCCCAGGAAATCTAGGCTCATGTATCTGACTGCTTAGTTGACCTCTCCACTTGAATATGTCATAaataggcatctcaaacttaaTTATATTCAAACTTTCATTCCCAGTTTCCCATGAGCACCGCAGCCTTCCCCATCTCAGAAAATGGGAAGGCTGTTCctccagttgctcaggccaaaaaccttGAATTCAATCTTTCTTCCACTCTCCACTGAAATCTTTCCAGCAGCTTGTGCTGCCggacctttgcacttgctattcgGCCTGAAATGCTCTTCCTGCAGATACCTGCAAGGTTGGCATCCTCACTTCCTTTGGGTCTGTGCTCAAAATTCACCTTATTAGAGAACACTTTCTGAACCACTCGATATATCCAATTAAACACCCATTCCCCCTTTCTCCTTGTCCTGCTTCAGTGATCTCTGAACCATTTATTGCCACCCAACATACTATACATGAACCTATTTCTCTGTCTTTAGCCATTGGTATATATATGTTCTTCAAGAGTAAGGTTTCAGCTGCTCTGTTTACTGCTACTACTTCCCAGCCTAAAAACACTAGCCTAAACAGCCTAAAGTAGACGTCCAGTgaatattggttgaatgaattCACCTGTCTATTCCCACCCTAACAGTGGGGGTAAGGCCACCCTTGCAGGGTTGAGAGGATTAACTGAGACAGCCTCTGACAATGCCCAGTGAACACTCAGCAAATATTAGCAGAAGTAGGAAAACAACCTGTCTTTTGGACTACATGCTCCGAGAAGGGAGGTGACCTTTATTTCCCTCATGAATTTTATAACCCTTCCAGTTCCAAAAAGGATGAGAGGCAGTGCAGACAGACATCATTCTGTTCGGCTGAGGTTCAATGAATGGCCTTGCTGCTCTCAACCTCTTCTGGGTACTGTCCCCCCAAAGAAAAGGCGGGTGGGAGAATGgaaagatatttgcattttcatgcATATTAAGTCTCCCACAAAGATGGCTCTTTGTTTTCTTATGGTTTGCAAGTTCCTGAGGACTAGAAATCGGcgaagggggaggggagagcgAGTGTTCTCAGACTGTTCTTCCCATCCCCTCCCAAAGCTAATCTCATTCTAGCACTGCACTGCTTTTCCAAACTAGCTGTTGTATGCAGTCCCATTCATCCCTTCTCTCCAGAACCTGACACCTGTGGCTCCTGCAAGTGGAAGGCCCGGGAATGGGGATGAAGCGGGGCGGTGTGCAGGAAAGAGTCATGCTCGGGGAGTCCTTAAAATTCTCCTGGAGGTCGGCAGCGGCGCCCGCCTGTAGCCTCGGGCCTATAGGCTTCGCCGCCCCTCGGCCTAGAACACAGCCCGGCCGTTGTGCTTGCGTGAGACGGCGGCCTCAACCACCCAGCGCCTCTGGGGATCCGGCCTCCGGTGCTGGGCCCGGGAGAGGGGGCGCCTGGGCACCGGAAGATCCGGAGCGTGCGGGGCGTGGATCGAAGTCTCCAGACCCTGGGcgggggaaagggggagggaggggaaaatcgGGGAGGCCTGAGCTTCCAAACCATGGTGGGGGAGGTGCAAGAGCGCGTCCTGGACCCAGATCCGAGAGGGAAGCCTGGGCCCCAGGATGAAGGGGATGAGAAGGTGCCCGGGTCGCGGACCCGACTGGGGAGGGACGACCCCGGCCCCGCACCGTGACGCGGAAGTGGGATCCCCTCCATCCTCACCTCTGAGCATCGGCTCGGGCCGCGGAATTACGGCCACCACCATggcctcctcctcgtcctccccTTCCTCGCATTTGAGCGTCACCTCGAAGCAGTCGAGTGCGGCGCCCTCGGCCTTTAGGGCCATGGTGCGGCCGTGAGCGATAGCGGTGGCCGGAGAACTGGCGCGCAGGCTTCGCCGCGCAGCCGGCAACCGCCTCCCGCCTCCTGGCCGGAACAACGCCGGGCCCGCTGCCCGCTCCGCGCAGCCCCCTCCCCGCCACCTGCCCGCCTGCCGCTCGCCGGCCGGCGCTGCAACCGGCGCGTCCGGGCCTCCCCGAGACCTCGGCGCGTCGGGAGCCCGGGCGGGGAGGGCTCAATCCGGGGCCCCTGCCCCCCGCCGCTCCCTTTTATGGAGGCTCATTGTCGGCGCCCGCCCGGCCGGCCAGCCGCGGACCCGCCCCCGATCCCGCGCGACCAATCGCGCGTGGCCCCGCCCCGGGCACGCGGCCCCGTTGGAATCCCTCGACCCAGGAGGCGGCGGGAAGGGCCGAGCGGACCCGGGGCCGCCCAGTGCGCGGAGGCAGAGGGGCCCCCAAAACCCGCACCGCGGACGTCTTAGTCGACTGGCCAAGCCCGGGGGTTTCCCTCCGTTCAGAAGTCGTTGGGCGTTTCTGCTGGCGTGGAGAGCGCTACCAGGTGCCCCCGGATTTTGATCCGGAGTCGCTTTTGCCTTTCCGTGGACAAGCCTTCCTCCGCCAGCAGATGCCCCGGGCAGGAAGAGAAGCGGTGGGGGAGTGGAAAGGGCCTTGGTATGGAAGCGTAGAGACCGAATTCCTTCTCATGTGCCGGCTCTGTGGCCATGGGCACATTATCTGTTTTATTAGACCGGCTCATCGTTTCTTTCAAAAAGCATTTCGGACCTTTCTGGGAAGGCAAAGAAGAGGAGCGGAGTGGACTGTGAGCGGACGTAAACCACCCCGATGggtatgatttccattttttacaCGTGAGTCCAGAGATTTTGTGACCCTCTCCAAGGACATACAGCAATCCCTTGAGAGCCCCAAGACCAGAGTCCAGTTGCCATGACATTGCTTCCCTATAACCACACTCTGGGTGAGCTTTTACTTCTGTGACATGGAATGTGCATCTCCCTCTTCTATAGCAACCCTCATGAGATTTCAgctcagaaaatgcaaaatgtcTGACACTGAAAAAACATCTTCAAATGTCGTTATATCAAACCAGACACAGTAGTATTCAGAATCGCGTAGTAGGATGGGGGTATGAGAAGAGGTGTGAACTAGTCTATATGGATTGcagtcaattttttttattattattattttgagacagagtctccctctgtcaccaggttggagtgcagtggcgccatcttggctcaccacaacctccgcctcccgggttcaagcgattctcctgcctctgcctcccgggtagctgggactgcaggtacgtgcaaccacgcccggctaatttttgtatttttagtagagacggggtttcaccatgttgaccaggatggtctcgatctcttgacctcctgatccgcccgcctcggccaaagtgggattacaggcctgagccaccgcggccggccttGCTGTCTATTTTTAAGGGAATTATTTTGTTGTGTGCAAGTGTATCCGGTATTTTAAAGGTTTTACAATAAAGGTTTTACCAAGCCTGTTTATTTCTACTGAATAGTCATCCTCTACAGTTTGCTACAGATCCCTTCCGTTCCTCTTTGCTCTGCTAGATTGCAGTGGGCTGAGTCTTGTAGGGggcagtttctcaggctcccaGAGCATCTGGCTTCAGGCCTCGCTCGGTTTAGCCAATGGGAGGCAGTGGCAGTAAGAAGAGAAggcaggaggaaagaaaaaaccagggtatttcttctctttctctctcttgctcaggctCAGATGACATCTCCAGCAGCAGATGAGGCctctctgtggctccagctcaTGGATAGGTAGCTGTGGTCCCAACATCCGTAGGGTGATCCATGCCCCTGGGCTCTATTCAGTCGGCCTCCTCTTTTTGTCCCTGCAGGTTAGGAGTCGTGGGCAGCTTCTTGCTTTTGCTAATCTCTGTACTGCCTCTCTCTGTCCCCTGCTGGGCTTTCCAGACCTCCCATTACCTCTGTTAATCATGTCACCAAAACCCTGCATTACATTCTCTCTGTTTTCAATACTTAAAGTGGTTCCCTCCTGGtggggcccagtggctcacacctgtaatcccagcagtttgggaggctgaggcagatggctcacttgaggtcaggagttcgagaccagcctggccaacatggcgaaaccccgtctctaccataaaaaagaaaaaaagaagaagaaattagcccagcatggtggtgtgtgcctgtaatcccagctacttaggcggCTGAGtaaggaggatcgcttaagcccaggaggcagaggttgcagtgagccaagatcgtgtggCTGCACTcaactgcagcctgggcgacagagctagactgtaAAAAAAAAGCGGTCCCTATTTTCCTGTTGAACCTTGAGTGATACACCCAGTATTGTGCCATCCAATTAGTAGACATTATTTCTTTTAGGTCATATTATTCTCAGCTTATAGAGCAGGGTTAGATTACCTGCCCAAGGTAATACAGCAAGAATCTTTCATCCAAGCTAGAGTAATTATTTCCCCCACATTTTAATATCCCTCAAATGGCGATGCTTTCTATAATCAACATCAATATGAAGCTTAGGACTGAAGTTTTAGAACTATCAGGAAAGTGAAAGATGGCTTTTCTGGCATTTAGACTGTGCTGTTACCAGCAGAAGGTAAGCTATGTTTAGAATGAAACATAGATGAGGCCATTTCATGACCACAAAGTgacttcaccttttttttttttttttgagacagaatctcactctgtcgcccagcctggagcgcagtggtgcgatctcggctcactgcaacctctgcctcccaggctcaagcaattctctgcctcagcctcccaaagcagctgggattacaggcacccaccaccacacttggctaatttttgtatttttagtagagtcgcagtttcaccatcttgtccaggctggtcttgaactcctgaccttgtgatccacccgccttggcctcccaaagtgttgggattacaggcgtgagccactgctcctggcctttttttttttttttgaaacagttttgttcttgttgcccagactggagtgcaatggtgcgatctcagctcactacaacctcagcctcccgagtaactgggattacaggcatgcgccatgatgccgggccaattttgtatttttggtagagacagggtttctccatgttggtcaggctggtctcgaactcctgacctcaggtgatctgctcgtctcagcctcccaaagtgctgggattataggcgtgagccaccactcctggctgactttgcctatttttaaaaaaataatttttttttttagaaacagggtttcaccatattgtccaggctggactcaagcaatccacctgcctcagcctcccaaagttctggaatcacaggtgtgtgccacagtgcccggcctgaCTTCACCTTTTTTGGAGCAATTGCTACTTCTTTTTAGCAAAAATTACTGTagtccaggctgggcgtggtggcttacacctgtaatctcagcactttgggaggccaaggtgggctgatcacttgaacccgggaggcagaggttgtagtgagtcgagatcgtgccactgcaatccagcctgggtgacagagtgagactccatctcaaaaaaaaaaaaaaaaaaaaaaaagatacccagTTTCTGAACTGCCCCTGTTTCTTGACAGTATTCAATCCTGAACCAGTTCCATATCCCTAATTCCTCCATAGAACTATGGGAACAAGGCCAAATTTAAGGAGTTTCCTGAGGGCACCCTGAGGGTATCCCTAGGATGTATTCTCCTTCACTGCAGCAAATTAAACCTAATTTTGGTTACAGGTGTATTCCTGGTGGTCATTGGTCACAGGGCTTTGACAACCCCAACCAATTTATTTTGCCTacgttttcatttttatgtatatgaaGAGTGATATATCATGAAAACCTATGTTAAAGTATCAACAAAtctagggccaggtgcagtggctcacacctataatcccagcatttttggaggccaaggcgggtgggtcacttgaggccaggagttcgcagccagcctggctaacatgtccAAACCCAGTtgctacaaaaattacaaaaattagctgggtggctgggcgtggtggcacatgcctgtaatcccagcactttgggaagccaattcggttggatcacctgagtttaggagttcgagaccagtgtggccaacatggtaaaaccctgtctctactaaaaatgcaaacagttagtcgggtgtggtggtgggcacctgtgatcctagctactcaggaggctgaggcaggagaagcgcctgaacccaggaggcgcgggttgcagtgagccgggattgcgctattgtactctagcctgggcaacaagagggaaactccatctcaaaaaaaaaaaaaaaaaaaaaaaattgccgggcacagtggctcacgcctctaatcccagcactttgggaggctggggcgggggaatcacctgaggtcaggagttcaagaccatcctggctaacatggtgaaaccccatctgtcttaaaagtacaaaaaattagtcaggtctggtggcgtgcgcctgtaatcccagctactcaggaggctgaggcaagagaatcacttgaacccaggaggtggagcctgcagtgagctgagattgggccattgcactccagcctgggcaacaagagcaaaactccgtttcaaaaaaaaaaaaaggccgggcactgtgactcacgcctgtaatcccagcactttgggaggccgaggtgggaggatcacaaggtcaggagatcaagaccatcctggctaacacggtgaaaccccgtctctactaaaaatacaaaatattagccgggcgtggtggcggacgcctgtagtcccagctactcaggaggctgaggcaggagaatggcatgaacccgggaggtggaggttgcagtgagccaagatcgcaccattgcactccagcctgggcgacacagtgagactccatctcaaaaaaaaaaaaaattagctgggtgtggtggcgcacccctgtaatcccagctactctgatgactgaggcatgagaatcacttgaacctgggagttgaaggttgcagtgatctgtgattgtgctactgcactcctgcctacggtgacagggcaagactctttcaaaaaaaaaaaggaaaaagaatctgCAAGTCTAAAAgagctcttttttgttgttgttgagacagagtcttactctgtctcctaggctggagtacagtggcatgatctcagcttactgcaacctccgcctcccaggtttcagtgattctcccacctcagcctcccgagtacctgggattacaggcatccgccatcacacctggctaatttttgtagttttagtagagatggggtttcaccatgttggccaggctgatctcgaactcctgatctccagtgatccgcccgcctcggcctcccaaagtgctaggattacaggcatgagccaccgcacccgatcaattgtttgtatttttagtagagatgaggtttcattgaaatgttggccaggctggtctggaactcttgacctcgtgatccgtccgcctcagcctcccaaagtgctgggattacaggcatgagccaatgcgcctggccccattttgtatttttatagagacagggtttccctatgttgcccaggctagtctcatactcctgggcttaaatgatcctcctacctcagccccgcaaagtgctggaattatcgGTGTGAGCTATTGCGCCCAGCCAGGAATCTTAATTGTTGAGACAGCTCCCTGTGGAGGAGAGAGGGTAGACCCTTACTAATCTAAGTTATGTCTGTCACTCATCTTTTGACTTAGTGAATTTGGCCTTGAGACATTAGATTCTTAGGACGGGGCAGGACAGACTGGAAACAGGAAGAGTGGAGAACCAATGACTTCTGTCCCAGCGAATAGTTGCTCCAGGTGTCCCCTAGGGTAGAGGCCCAAGCTGGAGGAAGCATTTCCTTTTGGCACAGCTTTTATTATTGGTAGCGTTTTAGGACCCCAGTGACAAGCTGAGACAGTGAGTGGACTGCCTCAAGTGGGGATAGCTGTGGGGATATTGAAatatggggccaggtgcggtggctcatgcctataatcccagcactttgggagtctgaggcagactctgtctcaaaaaaaaaaaaaaaacaaagaaaaagtaaaagacataTGGGTGGGCTGCTGTAGCAAGTGGACTAGACCCAGCTCCAAGTGAGGAAAGGGCTGTCTGAAGTCTAGGCAAGAGCAGGGGGGCTTCTTC
Protein-coding sequences here:
- the SPINDOC gene encoding spindlin interactor and repressor of chromatin-binding protein isoform X2 translates to MALKAEGAALDCFEVTLKCEEGEDEEEAMVVAVIPRPEPMLRVTQQEKTPPPRPSPLEAGSDGCEEPKQQVSWEQEFLVGSSPGGSGRALCMVCGAEIRAPSADTARTHILEQHPHTLDLSPSEKSNILEAWSEGVALLQDVRAEQPSPPNSDSGQDAHPDPDSNPDPARMPAEIVVLLDSEDNPSLPKRSRPRGLRPLELPAVPATEPGNKKPRGQRWKEPLGEEPVRKKRGRPMTKNLDPDPEPPSPDSPTETFAAPAEVRHFTDGSFPAGFVLQLFSHTQLRGPDSKDSPKDREEAEGGLPQAESPSPGSLHFESWGTLCANSTYLECSPSGAPRDTGSPGYPRADGGAPSGQPPARLVQAPPGHQACGSR
- the SPINDOC gene encoding spindlin interactor and repressor of chromatin-binding protein isoform X3, with the translated sequence MALKAEGAALDCFEVTLKCEEGEDEEEAMVVAVIPRPEPMLRVTQQEKTPPPRPSPLEAGSDGCEEPKQQVSWEQEFLVGSSPGGSGRALCMVCGAEIRAPSADTARTHILEQHPHTLDLSPSEKSNILEAWSEGVALLQDVRAEQPSPPNSDSGQDAHPDPDSNPDPARMPAEIVVLLDSEDNPSLPKRSRPRGLRPLELPEPPSPDSPTETFAAPAEVRHFTDGSFPAGFVLQLFSHTQLRGPDSKDSPKDREEAEGGLPQAESPSPAPPPGLRGTLDLQVIRVRMEEPPAVSLLQDWSRHPQGTKRVGAGDTSDWPTVLSESSTTVAGKPEKGNGV
- the SPINDOC gene encoding spindlin interactor and repressor of chromatin-binding protein isoform X1, whose protein sequence is MALKAEGAALDCFEVTLKCEEGEDEEEAMVVAVIPRPEPMLRVTQQEKTPPPRPSPLEAGSDGCEEPKQQVSWEQEFLVGSSPGGSGRALCMVCGAEIRAPSADTARTHILEQHPHTLDLSPSEKSNILEAWSEGVALLQDVRAEQPSPPNSDSGQDAHPDPDSNPDPARMPAEIVVLLDSEDNPSLPKRSRPRGLRPLELPAVPATEPGNKKPRGQRWKEPLGEEPVRKKRGRPMTKNLDPDPEPPSPDSPTETFAAPAEVRHFTDGSFPAGFVLQLFSHTQLRGPDSKDSPKDREEAEGGLPQAESPSPAPPPGLRGTLDLQVIRVRMEEPPAVSLLQDWSRHPQGTKRVGAGDTSDWPTVLSESSTTVAGKPEKGNGV
- the SPINDOC gene encoding spindlin interactor and repressor of chromatin-binding protein isoform X4, with the translated sequence MALKAEGAALDCFEVTLKCEEGEDEEEAMVVAVIPRPEPMLRVTQQEKTPPPRPSPLEAGSDGCEEPKQQVSWEQEFLVGSSPGGSGRALCMVCGAEIRAPSADTARTHILEQHPHTLDLSPSEKSNILEAWSEGVALLQDVRAEQPSPPNSDSGQDAHPDPDSNPDPARMPAEIVVLLDSEDNPSLPKRSRPRGLRPLELPAVPATEPGNKKPRGQRWKEPLGEEPVRKKRGRPMTKNLDPDPEPPSPDSPTETFAAPAEVRHFTDGSFPAGFVLQLFSHTQLRGPDSKDSPKDREEAEGGLPQAESPSPGSLHFESWGTLCANSTYLE